In Myxococcus stipitatus, the genomic window CCTGCATGGCTCAGAGACTCGACAACGGTCGGGACGACTCCCCGGACGCGCGGCGGCGCAGGATGGAACTCGAGGGCTCGCGGCCCGTCGACGCGGCCCCGCCGGGCTCGCGCGAGCGCGGCGAGTCGGACCTGACGGGATGGAACCCGGCACGCGACGAGGAGTCCTCCTTGCGAGAGGGGCGCTTCCACCGCGCGGCGCAGCTGCGCATGGCGCAGCCCCGCACGGAAATCGACGACCGGGACGAGGCCCAGTGGCGCTCGGGACGGGGACCGGAGTGGGCCACGGGAGGCGTCCACGGTGGGCCGTACGGACTCGATGACCGGGATGACCGGTACGCGGACGGGCGCGGCTCGCGCGCCATCATGGGCGAGCAGGACCAGGAGCTGCGTCCGCAGCGCGCCGAGTTCCGTGCGTGGGACCGCGCCGGCTACGGCGCCGAGGACGTGGGCCCGGACGGGCACGCGCTCCGCGAGGACTGGACGCGCCAGGACGAACGGATGGGCTCCGTGGAGGAGTCGTGGGGCGGAGGACGCCGGTGGCGTGGCGGCGGACACGGTCCGGACGAGGAGCCACGACGCCGCGCGACGCCGCGCGAGGAGGAGCACGCGCGGCACGACGACCGAGGCCATCGAGAGCTCCGGCACGGGGGCCTCGGAGCGATGCACCGGGGTCCTCCGGGACGCGACAGGCTCGGGGCGGGTCGGCACGAGCACGCCCAGCACGACGAACACTTCCACGGTGGAGGACACGCTCGCCACGGCTGGAGGCGCGAGGGCGGCCCTCTCGATGCGCATGCGCGTGGCGCGGCGATGCGCGGCGACACCTATGGCGACGAGCGCGTGCGTCCCATGGGGCCGCGAGAGTCGGGCTGGAGCGTACGGGAGCGCGGACATGGCATGGACCCGCGCGAGCGCTCCGAACGGACCCGCATGGTGGACCACCTCCGCGAGGACCGGAGCCAGGACTTCCGCTTCGCGCCGTCGACGGCGCCGGGACGCCGCGGCTGGAAGCGCGAGCCCCTGACGGCGGGCGAGGTGATGACCCGCGACGTGCGCACCGTGCGGCGCAACACACCCCTGCGCGACGTGGCGCGCATCATGATGGACGAGGACTGTGGCGTGGTGCCCATCGTCGATTCACTGGGCCGGCTGGAGGGCATCGTCACCGACCGAGACCTGGCCCTGCGCGCGTTCCTCCAGAGCC contains:
- a CDS encoding CBS domain-containing protein, whose product is MAQRLDNGRDDSPDARRRRMELEGSRPVDAAPPGSRERGESDLTGWNPARDEESSLREGRFHRAAQLRMAQPRTEIDDRDEAQWRSGRGPEWATGGVHGGPYGLDDRDDRYADGRGSRAIMGEQDQELRPQRAEFRAWDRAGYGAEDVGPDGHALREDWTRQDERMGSVEESWGGGRRWRGGGHGPDEEPRRRATPREEEHARHDDRGHRELRHGGLGAMHRGPPGRDRLGAGRHEHAQHDEHFHGGGHARHGWRREGGPLDAHARGAAMRGDTYGDERVRPMGPRESGWSVRERGHGMDPRERSERTRMVDHLREDRSQDFRFAPSTAPGRRGWKREPLTAGEVMTRDVRTVRRNTPLRDVARIMMDEDCGVVPIVDSLGRLEGIVTDRDLALRAFLQSRSVEQLQVSDVMTDEVEAVTADEDLHGVLAVMGQKQIRRLPVVERDDRVIGIVSLGDIARRADNDEELQRTLERISSRRSFWMRLR